One Nicotiana sylvestris chromosome 12, ASM39365v2, whole genome shotgun sequence genomic window carries:
- the LOC104235471 gene encoding putative receptor-like protein kinase At3g47110 isoform X4 — translation MGNNWKAERVYATTSQGYYCPSFMGSLSFSGLESYIEETDQLALQDFKSRINEDPNQIITSWNHSFHYCNWTDNRLQGPIPQDLGRLTKLLVFHVNSNELSGTIPWSIFNISSIYYFSVTQNQLHGQIPADVGLTLPNLAVFAGAVNSFTGPIPVSLANASDLNVIDFSQNKLIGDVPTSFGKLKTLIRLNFEQNRLGRRGSYEGLKFLDSLSNCTYLNVLSFATNYFSGELPHSITNLSTLLEIFSLGNNRIHGTLPAGVSNLISLTYLGMDGNLLDGSVPEAIGKLKYLQGLDLNGNAFSGKIPLTIGNLTRLTSLNLQENRLERSIPPELGKCKSLTALNLSRNNLVGSIPKEVAGLSSLSIALSLASNSLTGSLPKELGQLINLEELDVSQNKLSGEIPNTLSNCLRLERVNIRNNLFQGTIPQSFTNVKGLGEVDFSQNNLSGKIPEFLGKLPYLRKLNLSFNEFEGEVPNEGIFANTSAISINGNSRLCGGVPKLNLPKCSKATKHLDSRAPVAIIVPVILTVLVLCSCAAYYKLRKSRKAHALDDGELSKIPRTTYREIHRATGGFSEDNLVGAGSFGSVYKAHFQGDDTIMAVKVLNLQQRGALRSFLDECKALRNIRHRNLLRIKTACSSIDHEGNDFKCLVFEFMANGNLHDWLHQEIDDQQQQRKKLSFIQRLNIAIDVASALDYLHNQCQTPIVHCDLKPSNILLDEDMSAHVCDFGLATFLLDTSSNSWSHEISAALKGSIGYIPTEYGSGGRVSTLGDVYSFGIVLLELLICRRPTDTVFNENLNIHKYVSVALPEHVMEIVDPLLLLAEEEEQNINQEQARRMKECLLLVFEIGLTCSATWPRDRMPINDVLNKLQAIKKSFLSRR, via the exons ATGGGGAATAATTGGAAGGCTGAAAGAGTATATGCCACCACCTCACAAGGATATTATTGCCCCTCTTTCATGGGGTCATTGTCATTCTCAG GTTTGGAATCATATATAGAAGAAACTGATCAACTAGCATTACAAGACTTCAAAAGCAGGATAAATGAGGATCCAAACCAAATCATCACTTCTTGGAATCATTCTTTTCATTACTGCAACTGGACAG ATAATAGACTACAAGGACCAATACCTCAGGATCTTGGCCGTCTAACGAAGTTGTTAGTATTTCATGTGAACTCAAATGAATTATCTGGTACAATCCCTTGGTCGATTTTCAATATTTCTTCCATCTACTATTTCTCTGTTACTCAAAATCAACTGCATGGACAAATTCCAGCAGATGTAGGCCTCACTCTTCCAAACCTTGCAGTGTTTGCTGGCGCTGTAAACAGCTTCACCGGACCTATTCCTGTTTCATTGGCAAATGCTTCTGACCTTAACGTGAttgatttttcccaaaataaacTTATTGGCGATGTGCCAACTAGTTTTGGAAAGTTGAAAACTTTGATTAGGCTCAACTTTGAGCAGAACAGACTAGGTAGGAGGGGAAGTTATGAGGGTTTGAAATTTCTTGATTCCCTAAGCAATTGTACATATCTGAATGTACTGAGTTTTGCGACCAATTACTTTAGTGGAGAATTGCCTCACTCAATCACTAATCTTTCAACGTTACTTGAGATATTCTCTCTAGGTAACAATAGGATTCATGGTACTCTTCCTGCTGGTGTAAGCAATCTTATTAGTTTGACCTATCTTGGAATGGACGGAAACCTTCTAGATGGCAGTGTTCCTGAAGCTATAGGTAAACTTAAATATCTGCAAGGTCTCGATTTGAATGGAAATGCGTTTTCAGGGAAGATACCACTCACTATTGGTAACTTGACCCGGTTAACAAGTCTAAACTTGCAAGAAAATAGACTAGAAAGAAGCATACCTCCAGAGCTGGGGAAGTGTAAGTCTTTGACGGCGCTAAACCTTAGCAGGAATAATCTTGTTGGATCCATACCGAAAGAGGTTGCAGGACTATCTTCCCTTTCAATTGCTTTATCATTGGCAAGTAATTCTTTAACTGGATCATTGCCAAAAGAACTTGGTCAGTTGATAAATCTCGAGGAATTGGATGTTTCACAGAACAAATTATCAGGTGAGATTCCAAACACTCTCAGCAATTGCCTCCGCTTAGAGCGTGTAAATATTAGAAATAATCTCTTTCAAGGAACAATTCCTCAAtcctttacaaatgtaaaaggaTTAGGTGAGGTAGATTTTTCACAGAATAACTTGTCAGGGAAAATACCAGAGTTTCTCGGAAAGCTTCCTTACCTCAGAAAACTCAACTTATCATTCAATGAATTTGAAGGTGAGGTGCCAAATGAAGGGATCTTTGCAAATACAAGCGCAATCTCGATCAATGGAAACAGTAGACTTTGTGGAGGTGTTCCCAAGTTAAATTTGCCTAAATGCTCAAAAGCTACCAAGCACCTTGATTCAAGAGCTCCGGTAGCTATTATAGTTCCTGTTATATTAACAGTTTTAGTGCTGTGTTCTTGTGCTGCTTATTACAAGCTCAGAAAATCAAGAAAAGCACACGCTTTGGATGATGGGGAATTATCAAAGATACCAAGAACTACATATCGAGAAATACATAGGGCAACAGGTGGCTTCTCTGAGGATAACTTGGTAGGTGCAGGAAGTTTTGGTTCAGTATACAAAGCGCATTTCCAAGGTGACGATACAATAATGGCAGTGAAAGTGTTGAACTTACAACAAAGAGGGGCTCTGAGGAGCTTCCTGGATGAATGCAAAGCCTTGAGAAATATAAGGCATCGTAATCTTCTCAGAATTAAAACTGCCTGTTCGAGCATTGATCACGAGGGTAATGACTTCAAATGCTTAGTTTTTGAGTTCATGGCTAACGGAAACCTACACGATTGGTTGCATCAAGAAATTGATGACCAGCAACAGCAAAGAAAGAAGCTAAGCTTTATCCAAAGACTAAACATTGCAATAGATGTTGCTTCCGCACTTGACTATCTCCACAACCAGTGCCAAACACCAATAGTTCATTGTGATCTAAAGCCAAGCAACATACTCCTCGATGAAGATATGTCTGCCCATGTTTGTGACTTTGGATTAGCAACTTTTCTCCTTGACACGTCGAGCAATTCTTGGAGTCATGAGATTTCTGCAGCACTAAAGGGTTCTATAGGTTACATCCCAACAG AGTATGGATCAGGTGGTCGAGTGTCCACACTTGGAGATGTTTACAGCTTTGGAATCGTGTTGCTAGAGTTGCTCATCTGCAGAAGACCAACTGACACGGTGTTTAACGAGAATCTAAATATTCACAAATATGTTTCAGTGGCTTTGCCTGAACATGTCATGGAAATTGTAGACCCTTTATTGCTCTTggcagaagaagaagaacaaaacattaatcaagaGCAAGCAAGAAGAATGAAAGAATGTTTACTCTTGGTTTTTGAAATAGGGCTCACATGTTCTGCAACATGGCCAAGAGATAGAATGCCAATAAATGATGTTTTGAACAAACTTCAAGCAATCAAGAAGTCCTTCCTTTCAAGAAGATGA
- the LOC104235471 gene encoding putative receptor-like protein kinase At3g47110 isoform X1 gives MGNNWKAERVYATTSQGYYCPSFMGSLSFSGLESYIEETDQLALQDFKSRINEDPNQIITSWNHSFHYCNWTGITCNPSNGRVTFLHLSSRQLGGTIPPSIGNLSSLTGIHLGNNNFHGEIPQAIGRLLQLQHLNLSHNYFSGTIPTNLTYCKELLELHLQFNDMVGKIVDELSSLSKLYLLKLRMNSFTGGIPHWIGNFSSLEFLDISDNRLQGPIPQDLGRLTKLLVFHVNSNELSGTIPWSIFNISSIYYFSVTQNQLHGQIPADVGLTLPNLAVFAGAVNSFTGPIPVSLANASDLNVIDFSQNKLIGDVPTSFGKLKTLIRLNFEQNRLGRRGSYEGLKFLDSLSNCTYLNVLSFATNYFSGELPHSITNLSTLLEIFSLGNNRIHGTLPAGVSNLISLTYLGMDGNLLDGSVPEAIGKLKYLQGLDLNGNAFSGKIPLTIGNLTRLTSLNLQENRLERSIPPELGKCKSLTALNLSRNNLVGSIPKEVAGLSSLSIALSLASNSLTGSLPKELGQLINLEELDVSQNKLSGEIPNTLSNCLRLERVNIRNNLFQGTIPQSFTNVKGLGEVDFSQNNLSGKIPEFLGKLPYLRKLNLSFNEFEGEVPNEGIFANTSAISINGNSRLCGGVPKLNLPKCSKATKHLDSRAPVAIIVPVILTVLVLCSCAAYYKLRKSRKAHALDDGELSKIPRTTYREIHRATGGFSEDNLVGAGSFGSVYKAHFQGDDTIMAVKVLNLQQRGALRSFLDECKALRNIRHRNLLRIKTACSSIDHEGNDFKCLVFEFMANGNLHDWLHQEIDDQQQQRKKLSFIQRLNIAIDVASALDYLHNQCQTPIVHCDLKPSNILLDEDMSAHVCDFGLATFLLDTSSNSWSHEISAALKGSIGYIPTEYGSGGRVSTLGDVYSFGIVLLELLICRRPTDTVFNENLNIHKYVSVALPEHVMEIVDPLLLLAEEEEQNINQEQARRMKECLLLVFEIGLTCSATWPRDRMPINDVLNKLQAIKKSFLSRR, from the exons ATGGGGAATAATTGGAAGGCTGAAAGAGTATATGCCACCACCTCACAAGGATATTATTGCCCCTCTTTCATGGGGTCATTGTCATTCTCAG GTTTGGAATCATATATAGAAGAAACTGATCAACTAGCATTACAAGACTTCAAAAGCAGGATAAATGAGGATCCAAACCAAATCATCACTTCTTGGAATCATTCTTTTCATTACTGCAACTGGACAGGTATAACATGTAATCCTTCCAATGGTAGAGTTACATTTCTTCATTTGAGTTCACGACAACTCGGTGGCACCATACCACCTTCCATTGGCAATCTCAGTTCCCTTACAGGCATTCATCTTGGAAACAATAACTTCCATGGTGAAATTCCTCAAGCAATCGGTCGCTTACTGCAGCTGCAACATCTCAATCTCAGTCACAATTATTTTAGTGGAACAATTCCTACTAATTTAACTTACTGCAAGGAACTTTTAGAACTTCATCTACAATTTAATGATATGGTTGGGAAAATTGTGGATGAACTCAGTTCACTGTCAAAGCTGTATTTGTTAAAACTGAGAATGAACTCTTTCACAGGAGGCATCCCACATTGGATAGGAAACTTTTCATCTTTAGAATTTCTTGACATTTCAGATAATAGACTACAAGGACCAATACCTCAGGATCTTGGCCGTCTAACGAAGTTGTTAGTATTTCATGTGAACTCAAATGAATTATCTGGTACAATCCCTTGGTCGATTTTCAATATTTCTTCCATCTACTATTTCTCTGTTACTCAAAATCAACTGCATGGACAAATTCCAGCAGATGTAGGCCTCACTCTTCCAAACCTTGCAGTGTTTGCTGGCGCTGTAAACAGCTTCACCGGACCTATTCCTGTTTCATTGGCAAATGCTTCTGACCTTAACGTGAttgatttttcccaaaataaacTTATTGGCGATGTGCCAACTAGTTTTGGAAAGTTGAAAACTTTGATTAGGCTCAACTTTGAGCAGAACAGACTAGGTAGGAGGGGAAGTTATGAGGGTTTGAAATTTCTTGATTCCCTAAGCAATTGTACATATCTGAATGTACTGAGTTTTGCGACCAATTACTTTAGTGGAGAATTGCCTCACTCAATCACTAATCTTTCAACGTTACTTGAGATATTCTCTCTAGGTAACAATAGGATTCATGGTACTCTTCCTGCTGGTGTAAGCAATCTTATTAGTTTGACCTATCTTGGAATGGACGGAAACCTTCTAGATGGCAGTGTTCCTGAAGCTATAGGTAAACTTAAATATCTGCAAGGTCTCGATTTGAATGGAAATGCGTTTTCAGGGAAGATACCACTCACTATTGGTAACTTGACCCGGTTAACAAGTCTAAACTTGCAAGAAAATAGACTAGAAAGAAGCATACCTCCAGAGCTGGGGAAGTGTAAGTCTTTGACGGCGCTAAACCTTAGCAGGAATAATCTTGTTGGATCCATACCGAAAGAGGTTGCAGGACTATCTTCCCTTTCAATTGCTTTATCATTGGCAAGTAATTCTTTAACTGGATCATTGCCAAAAGAACTTGGTCAGTTGATAAATCTCGAGGAATTGGATGTTTCACAGAACAAATTATCAGGTGAGATTCCAAACACTCTCAGCAATTGCCTCCGCTTAGAGCGTGTAAATATTAGAAATAATCTCTTTCAAGGAACAATTCCTCAAtcctttacaaatgtaaaaggaTTAGGTGAGGTAGATTTTTCACAGAATAACTTGTCAGGGAAAATACCAGAGTTTCTCGGAAAGCTTCCTTACCTCAGAAAACTCAACTTATCATTCAATGAATTTGAAGGTGAGGTGCCAAATGAAGGGATCTTTGCAAATACAAGCGCAATCTCGATCAATGGAAACAGTAGACTTTGTGGAGGTGTTCCCAAGTTAAATTTGCCTAAATGCTCAAAAGCTACCAAGCACCTTGATTCAAGAGCTCCGGTAGCTATTATAGTTCCTGTTATATTAACAGTTTTAGTGCTGTGTTCTTGTGCTGCTTATTACAAGCTCAGAAAATCAAGAAAAGCACACGCTTTGGATGATGGGGAATTATCAAAGATACCAAGAACTACATATCGAGAAATACATAGGGCAACAGGTGGCTTCTCTGAGGATAACTTGGTAGGTGCAGGAAGTTTTGGTTCAGTATACAAAGCGCATTTCCAAGGTGACGATACAATAATGGCAGTGAAAGTGTTGAACTTACAACAAAGAGGGGCTCTGAGGAGCTTCCTGGATGAATGCAAAGCCTTGAGAAATATAAGGCATCGTAATCTTCTCAGAATTAAAACTGCCTGTTCGAGCATTGATCACGAGGGTAATGACTTCAAATGCTTAGTTTTTGAGTTCATGGCTAACGGAAACCTACACGATTGGTTGCATCAAGAAATTGATGACCAGCAACAGCAAAGAAAGAAGCTAAGCTTTATCCAAAGACTAAACATTGCAATAGATGTTGCTTCCGCACTTGACTATCTCCACAACCAGTGCCAAACACCAATAGTTCATTGTGATCTAAAGCCAAGCAACATACTCCTCGATGAAGATATGTCTGCCCATGTTTGTGACTTTGGATTAGCAACTTTTCTCCTTGACACGTCGAGCAATTCTTGGAGTCATGAGATTTCTGCAGCACTAAAGGGTTCTATAGGTTACATCCCAACAG AGTATGGATCAGGTGGTCGAGTGTCCACACTTGGAGATGTTTACAGCTTTGGAATCGTGTTGCTAGAGTTGCTCATCTGCAGAAGACCAACTGACACGGTGTTTAACGAGAATCTAAATATTCACAAATATGTTTCAGTGGCTTTGCCTGAACATGTCATGGAAATTGTAGACCCTTTATTGCTCTTggcagaagaagaagaacaaaacattaatcaagaGCAAGCAAGAAGAATGAAAGAATGTTTACTCTTGGTTTTTGAAATAGGGCTCACATGTTCTGCAACATGGCCAAGAGATAGAATGCCAATAAATGATGTTTTGAACAAACTTCAAGCAATCAAGAAGTCCTTCCTTTCAAGAAGATGA
- the LOC104235471 gene encoding putative receptor-like protein kinase At3g47110 isoform X2, whose amino-acid sequence MQHGIGLESYIEETDQLALQDFKSRINEDPNQIITSWNHSFHYCNWTGITCNPSNGRVTFLHLSSRQLGGTIPPSIGNLSSLTGIHLGNNNFHGEIPQAIGRLLQLQHLNLSHNYFSGTIPTNLTYCKELLELHLQFNDMVGKIVDELSSLSKLYLLKLRMNSFTGGIPHWIGNFSSLEFLDISDNRLQGPIPQDLGRLTKLLVFHVNSNELSGTIPWSIFNISSIYYFSVTQNQLHGQIPADVGLTLPNLAVFAGAVNSFTGPIPVSLANASDLNVIDFSQNKLIGDVPTSFGKLKTLIRLNFEQNRLGRRGSYEGLKFLDSLSNCTYLNVLSFATNYFSGELPHSITNLSTLLEIFSLGNNRIHGTLPAGVSNLISLTYLGMDGNLLDGSVPEAIGKLKYLQGLDLNGNAFSGKIPLTIGNLTRLTSLNLQENRLERSIPPELGKCKSLTALNLSRNNLVGSIPKEVAGLSSLSIALSLASNSLTGSLPKELGQLINLEELDVSQNKLSGEIPNTLSNCLRLERVNIRNNLFQGTIPQSFTNVKGLGEVDFSQNNLSGKIPEFLGKLPYLRKLNLSFNEFEGEVPNEGIFANTSAISINGNSRLCGGVPKLNLPKCSKATKHLDSRAPVAIIVPVILTVLVLCSCAAYYKLRKSRKAHALDDGELSKIPRTTYREIHRATGGFSEDNLVGAGSFGSVYKAHFQGDDTIMAVKVLNLQQRGALRSFLDECKALRNIRHRNLLRIKTACSSIDHEGNDFKCLVFEFMANGNLHDWLHQEIDDQQQQRKKLSFIQRLNIAIDVASALDYLHNQCQTPIVHCDLKPSNILLDEDMSAHVCDFGLATFLLDTSSNSWSHEISAALKGSIGYIPTEYGSGGRVSTLGDVYSFGIVLLELLICRRPTDTVFNENLNIHKYVSVALPEHVMEIVDPLLLLAEEEEQNINQEQARRMKECLLLVFEIGLTCSATWPRDRMPINDVLNKLQAIKKSFLSRR is encoded by the exons ATGCAACATGGAATTG GTTTGGAATCATATATAGAAGAAACTGATCAACTAGCATTACAAGACTTCAAAAGCAGGATAAATGAGGATCCAAACCAAATCATCACTTCTTGGAATCATTCTTTTCATTACTGCAACTGGACAGGTATAACATGTAATCCTTCCAATGGTAGAGTTACATTTCTTCATTTGAGTTCACGACAACTCGGTGGCACCATACCACCTTCCATTGGCAATCTCAGTTCCCTTACAGGCATTCATCTTGGAAACAATAACTTCCATGGTGAAATTCCTCAAGCAATCGGTCGCTTACTGCAGCTGCAACATCTCAATCTCAGTCACAATTATTTTAGTGGAACAATTCCTACTAATTTAACTTACTGCAAGGAACTTTTAGAACTTCATCTACAATTTAATGATATGGTTGGGAAAATTGTGGATGAACTCAGTTCACTGTCAAAGCTGTATTTGTTAAAACTGAGAATGAACTCTTTCACAGGAGGCATCCCACATTGGATAGGAAACTTTTCATCTTTAGAATTTCTTGACATTTCAGATAATAGACTACAAGGACCAATACCTCAGGATCTTGGCCGTCTAACGAAGTTGTTAGTATTTCATGTGAACTCAAATGAATTATCTGGTACAATCCCTTGGTCGATTTTCAATATTTCTTCCATCTACTATTTCTCTGTTACTCAAAATCAACTGCATGGACAAATTCCAGCAGATGTAGGCCTCACTCTTCCAAACCTTGCAGTGTTTGCTGGCGCTGTAAACAGCTTCACCGGACCTATTCCTGTTTCATTGGCAAATGCTTCTGACCTTAACGTGAttgatttttcccaaaataaacTTATTGGCGATGTGCCAACTAGTTTTGGAAAGTTGAAAACTTTGATTAGGCTCAACTTTGAGCAGAACAGACTAGGTAGGAGGGGAAGTTATGAGGGTTTGAAATTTCTTGATTCCCTAAGCAATTGTACATATCTGAATGTACTGAGTTTTGCGACCAATTACTTTAGTGGAGAATTGCCTCACTCAATCACTAATCTTTCAACGTTACTTGAGATATTCTCTCTAGGTAACAATAGGATTCATGGTACTCTTCCTGCTGGTGTAAGCAATCTTATTAGTTTGACCTATCTTGGAATGGACGGAAACCTTCTAGATGGCAGTGTTCCTGAAGCTATAGGTAAACTTAAATATCTGCAAGGTCTCGATTTGAATGGAAATGCGTTTTCAGGGAAGATACCACTCACTATTGGTAACTTGACCCGGTTAACAAGTCTAAACTTGCAAGAAAATAGACTAGAAAGAAGCATACCTCCAGAGCTGGGGAAGTGTAAGTCTTTGACGGCGCTAAACCTTAGCAGGAATAATCTTGTTGGATCCATACCGAAAGAGGTTGCAGGACTATCTTCCCTTTCAATTGCTTTATCATTGGCAAGTAATTCTTTAACTGGATCATTGCCAAAAGAACTTGGTCAGTTGATAAATCTCGAGGAATTGGATGTTTCACAGAACAAATTATCAGGTGAGATTCCAAACACTCTCAGCAATTGCCTCCGCTTAGAGCGTGTAAATATTAGAAATAATCTCTTTCAAGGAACAATTCCTCAAtcctttacaaatgtaaaaggaTTAGGTGAGGTAGATTTTTCACAGAATAACTTGTCAGGGAAAATACCAGAGTTTCTCGGAAAGCTTCCTTACCTCAGAAAACTCAACTTATCATTCAATGAATTTGAAGGTGAGGTGCCAAATGAAGGGATCTTTGCAAATACAAGCGCAATCTCGATCAATGGAAACAGTAGACTTTGTGGAGGTGTTCCCAAGTTAAATTTGCCTAAATGCTCAAAAGCTACCAAGCACCTTGATTCAAGAGCTCCGGTAGCTATTATAGTTCCTGTTATATTAACAGTTTTAGTGCTGTGTTCTTGTGCTGCTTATTACAAGCTCAGAAAATCAAGAAAAGCACACGCTTTGGATGATGGGGAATTATCAAAGATACCAAGAACTACATATCGAGAAATACATAGGGCAACAGGTGGCTTCTCTGAGGATAACTTGGTAGGTGCAGGAAGTTTTGGTTCAGTATACAAAGCGCATTTCCAAGGTGACGATACAATAATGGCAGTGAAAGTGTTGAACTTACAACAAAGAGGGGCTCTGAGGAGCTTCCTGGATGAATGCAAAGCCTTGAGAAATATAAGGCATCGTAATCTTCTCAGAATTAAAACTGCCTGTTCGAGCATTGATCACGAGGGTAATGACTTCAAATGCTTAGTTTTTGAGTTCATGGCTAACGGAAACCTACACGATTGGTTGCATCAAGAAATTGATGACCAGCAACAGCAAAGAAAGAAGCTAAGCTTTATCCAAAGACTAAACATTGCAATAGATGTTGCTTCCGCACTTGACTATCTCCACAACCAGTGCCAAACACCAATAGTTCATTGTGATCTAAAGCCAAGCAACATACTCCTCGATGAAGATATGTCTGCCCATGTTTGTGACTTTGGATTAGCAACTTTTCTCCTTGACACGTCGAGCAATTCTTGGAGTCATGAGATTTCTGCAGCACTAAAGGGTTCTATAGGTTACATCCCAACAG AGTATGGATCAGGTGGTCGAGTGTCCACACTTGGAGATGTTTACAGCTTTGGAATCGTGTTGCTAGAGTTGCTCATCTGCAGAAGACCAACTGACACGGTGTTTAACGAGAATCTAAATATTCACAAATATGTTTCAGTGGCTTTGCCTGAACATGTCATGGAAATTGTAGACCCTTTATTGCTCTTggcagaagaagaagaacaaaacattaatcaagaGCAAGCAAGAAGAATGAAAGAATGTTTACTCTTGGTTTTTGAAATAGGGCTCACATGTTCTGCAACATGGCCAAGAGATAGAATGCCAATAAATGATGTTTTGAACAAACTTCAAGCAATCAAGAAGTCCTTCCTTTCAAGAAGATGA